The following are encoded together in the Bombus fervidus isolate BK054 chromosome 10, iyBomFerv1, whole genome shotgun sequence genome:
- the Rabx6 gene encoding RAS oncogene family member RabX6 produces MATVKVTEQKVILCGEYGVGKTSIFRRFANNTFVTSSDRKSTLGLDNIDKEYVVEDRRIRLQLWDTGGMERVASVTSSYYKFAEAAILVFALDNSTSFHLLSQHLLDIVTYAENAKIFLCGNKSDLESTAPQVTDAEMEQFCEQCHNLISGIYKTSCKTGEGIHEMFEDIAQHLVEANRSRMELHEMDKDRFKISYIDEAADPSCLC; encoded by the exons ATGGCCACTGTTAAAGTAACCGAACAGAAGGTTATTCTGTGCGGAGAATACGGTGTTGGAAAGACTTCTATATTTAGACGTTTTGCGAACAATACTTTTGTAACGAGCAGCGATCGCAAGTCGACATTGGGTCTCGATAATATCGATAAAGAATATGTTGTTGAAGACAGACGAATacga TTACAATTATGGGATACAGGTGGAATGGAAAGAGTTGCATCAGTAACATCAAGCTATTATAAATTTGCAGAAGCTGCTATACTGGTTTTTGCATTAGATAATTCAACATCTTTCCATCTTTTATCTCAACATTTGCTTGATATTGTCACATATGctgaaaatgcaaaaatatttctgtgtGGGAATAAAAGTGATTTGGAAAGCACAGCTCCACAAGTTACAGATGCAGAAATGGAACAATTTTG TGAACAATGTCACAATTTAATTTCTGGTATATATAAGACATCATGTAAGACTGGAGAAGGCATACATGAAATGTTTGAAGATATAGCACAGCATCTAGTGGAAGCTAACAGATCACGCATGGAACTGCATGAAATGGACAAAGACAGATTTAAAATTTCGTATATTGATGAAGCTGCTGATCCATCATGTTTGTgctaa
- the Csn8 gene encoding COP9 signalosome subunit 8, translated as MVLSEVDKFLQELEKAELEAPGGVASPQTYAQLLAVYLYQNDLCNAKYLWKRIPADLKSGNGELGQIWVVGQRMWQRDWPAVHVALNAEWSEDVSDIMAALKDNVRERAIILISKAYSSLGLTVFASMTGLTLEEARRVAIERGWTVDGTMVQPCKIQKEESNLAHEVCLTEDQLYKLTQFVSFLEN; from the exons ATGGTGCTAAGTGAAGTGGATAAATTTCTCCAGGAATTAGAGAAAGCTGAGTTGGAG GCGCCTGGTGGAGTTGCATCACCACAAACTTATGCTCAATTATTAGCCGTATATCTTTATCAAAATGATCT ATGCAACGCCAAATACTTATGGAAGCGGATACCAGCGGACTTGAAAAGCGGAAACGGAGAACTTGGCCAGATATGGGTGGTAGGACAACGTATGTGGCAGAGAGATTGGCCTGCAGTACACGTGGCCCTTAATGCAGAGTGGAGTGAGGATGTTTCTGACATTATGGCTGCTTTAAAAG ATAATGTTCGAGAAAGAGCAATTATCTTAATATCCAAGGCTTATTCGTCATTGGGTTTAACCGTGTTCGCATCAATGACGGGCTTAACGTTGGAAGAAGCGCGTCGGGTTGCCATCGAAAGAGGTTGGACCGTAGATGGGACGATGGTGCAGCCTTGCAAGATTCAGAAAGAAGAGAGTAACCTCGCCCATGAGGTGTGTCTGACCGAGGATCAGCTGTACAAACTCACTCAATTCGTGTCTTTCTTGGAGAACTAA